In Populus alba chromosome 1, ASM523922v2, whole genome shotgun sequence, a single window of DNA contains:
- the LOC118055290 gene encoding large ribosomal subunit protein eL8y → MAPKRGGKGPVVAGKKKPEKVTNPLFEKRPKQFGIGGALPPKRDLSRFVKMPKMVQIQRQRRILKMRLKVPPTVNQFTKTLDKNLASNLFKMLLKYRPEDKAAKKERLLRKAQAETEGKSVEAKKPIVVKYGLNHVTYLIEQKKAQLVVIAHDVDPIELVVWLPALCRKMEIPYCIVKGKSRLGAIVHKKTASVLCLTTVKNEDKLEFSRILEAIKANFNDKYDEYRKKWGGGIMGSKSQAKSKAKDKVLAKEAAQRMT, encoded by the exons ATG GCACCAAAGCGAGGTGGAAAGGGTCCGGTGGTTGCCGGAAAGAAGAAACCG GAGAAGGTGACGAATCCATTGTTCGAGAAGAGGCCGAAGCAGTTTGGAATTGGAGGGGCTTTGCCACCAAAGAGGGATCTGAGCCGATTCGTAAAGATGCCGAAGATGGTTCAGATTCAGAGGCAGAGGAGGATTCTCAAGATGAGATTGAAGGTTCCACCTACCGTGAACCAGTTCACCAAGACCCTTGACAAGAATCTCG CATCAAACTTGTTCAAGATGCTTTTGAAGTACCGTCCTGAAGACAAAGCAGCAAAGAAGGAGCGCCTCTTGAGAAAGGCTCAGGCAGAGACCGAAGGAAAATCTGTTGAGGCTAAGAAGCCTATTGTTGTGAAATATGGTCTCAACCATGTAACCTATCTAATCGAGCAG AAAAAAGCCCAGTTGGTTGTTATTGCTCATGATGTGGACCCCATTGAGTTGGTTGTATGGCTACCAGCTTTGTGCAGGAAGATGGAAATCCCATACTGCATTGTGAAGGGAAAATCTCGATTGGGAGCA ATTGTCCACAAGAAGACTGCATCAGTTTTGTGCTTGACCACAGTCAAGAATGAAGACAAGTTGGAGTTCAGCAGAATCTTGGAGGCTATCAAG GCTAACTTCAATGACAAGTACGATGAGTACAGGAAGAAGTGGGGTGGTGGAATCATGGGTTCCAAATCCCAGGCCAAGAGCAAGGCCAAAGACAAGGTCCTTGCCAAAGAAGCTGCCCAGAGGATGACCTAG